One genomic window of Candidatus Binatia bacterium includes the following:
- a CDS encoding DUF4340 domain-containing protein, whose amino-acid sequence MGWRGTAILALLVLAVGTYLWFEPAPSQDLSRPDEVAREVPTREPTQVMSPLLDFAPADVVGITFERGGRTLETERVGGSWQETEPAGAIEDFLRTLGQMSRLAEIPTTGAELKDYGLQQPRDTLQLRLQDHTEPLVLQIGDRNPATTGVYVRVGHGPVLLAGALVEWEFEKAFKALARLRPEG is encoded by the coding sequence ATGGGCTGGCGCGGCACGGCCATCTTGGCACTGCTGGTCCTCGCCGTGGGCACCTACCTCTGGTTCGAACCGGCGCCATCGCAAGACCTGTCCAGGCCTGACGAAGTTGCCAGGGAAGTTCCGACCCGGGAGCCGACGCAAGTGATGTCACCGCTGCTGGACTTCGCGCCGGCCGACGTCGTTGGGATCACGTTCGAGCGCGGCGGGCGCACGCTCGAGACCGAGCGGGTGGGCGGCAGTTGGCAAGAAACGGAACCGGCCGGTGCGATTGAGGACTTCCTGCGTACCCTCGGTCAAATGAGCCGGCTGGCGGAGATCCCCACCACCGGCGCCGAGCTGAAGGACTACGGTCTGCAACAGCCGCGGGACACCCTCCAGTTGCGGCTGCAAGACCATACCGAACCCCTGGTCCTGCAGATCGGCGATCGCAACCCTGCCACGACGGGGGTGTACGTGCGAGTGGGCCACGGTCCCGTGCTGCTCGCCGGGGCATTAGTGGAGTGGGAATTCGAAAAGGCCTTCAAGGCCCTGGCCAGACTGCGGCCCGAAGGCTGA
- a CDS encoding GldG family protein yields MRLTLFGHASRHAALMALQVVLAGVLVSCLLLLAERHNVRFDLTPTQSFVLSDEARRVAQGLHVPVRITVFYNGQDHGQRRQNEDLLQLFGDASHMVSYRLLDLDRSPALAKQYGISSFNTGVMEAEGTLHTLRNVDEEEITNGLLKLTRHKPRALCFLTGHGEHSPQDAGDRSGYSQVAKALEKENFQITVLTTLPADGVPAGCTVVLLPGPTHSLLPGEADQLSRYLDGGGRVFLLLDPNAPESVVQFLAGFNIRAGNDIIVDERNRLYGADSFMPRVPIFDESTFHKNLDTAAVFALARSLSPIEDTENKRLKVLLIALTSPESWARIDDGTVPEGTVRFRREKDKPGPVPVGVMVTDTTEGDGGPKGDTEKAAPNAAAGTGKIGRMIVFGDSDFASNLYLNLLGNKDLFMSSVGVLAEDEELIAIRRKGLPNSSLSPVFLTAWQGRFIFWIAVVAEPSLFAVLGLLITWRRRRRGSA; encoded by the coding sequence GTGCGCCTCACCCTGTTCGGTCACGCCTCCCGGCACGCCGCCTTGATGGCGCTGCAGGTCGTCCTCGCCGGCGTCCTGGTCTCCTGCTTGTTGCTGCTGGCGGAGCGCCACAATGTCCGCTTCGATCTCACCCCGACGCAAAGCTTTGTGCTCTCGGATGAAGCCCGCCGCGTTGCACAGGGACTGCATGTCCCGGTGCGGATCACGGTTTTCTACAACGGCCAGGATCACGGGCAGCGGCGCCAGAACGAGGACCTGCTGCAACTCTTCGGCGACGCCTCGCACATGGTCTCGTACCGGCTGCTGGATCTGGACCGTTCACCGGCGCTGGCGAAGCAGTATGGCATCAGCAGCTTCAACACCGGCGTGATGGAAGCGGAAGGCACGCTCCATACACTCCGGAACGTCGACGAGGAAGAAATCACCAACGGGCTGCTCAAGCTCACCCGCCACAAGCCACGCGCCCTCTGCTTCCTCACCGGACATGGCGAGCACAGCCCGCAGGATGCCGGCGACCGCAGCGGCTACAGCCAGGTGGCCAAGGCGCTCGAGAAGGAGAACTTCCAGATCACGGTCCTGACGACCCTGCCCGCCGACGGGGTTCCCGCCGGCTGCACGGTGGTGCTCCTGCCCGGTCCGACACACAGCCTGCTCCCCGGGGAGGCGGACCAGTTGTCGCGTTACCTGGACGGCGGTGGCCGGGTGTTCTTGCTGCTCGACCCCAATGCGCCGGAATCGGTGGTGCAGTTTCTGGCAGGCTTCAACATCCGCGCCGGCAACGACATCATCGTGGATGAGCGCAACCGTCTCTATGGCGCGGACAGCTTCATGCCCCGCGTGCCGATCTTCGACGAGAGCACGTTCCACAAGAACCTCGACACCGCCGCGGTGTTCGCGCTGGCGCGCAGCCTCTCACCGATTGAGGACACCGAGAACAAACGCCTCAAGGTCTTGCTGATCGCACTCACGAGCCCCGAGAGCTGGGCGCGGATTGACGACGGCACGGTGCCCGAAGGCACGGTGCGGTTTCGCCGTGAAAAGGACAAACCTGGCCCGGTACCCGTGGGCGTCATGGTGACGGACACTACGGAAGGCGACGGCGGGCCAAAGGGCGATACCGAGAAGGCAGCACCCAACGCCGCGGCCGGCACCGGTAAGATCGGTCGCATGATCGTGTTCGGAGACTCCGATTTTGCCAGCAATCTGTACCTCAACCTGCTCGGCAACAAAGACCTGTTCATGAGCAGCGTCGGGGTGCTGGCCGAAGACGAAGAGCTGATCGCCATCCGGCGCAAGGGATTGCCCAACAGTTCGCTTTCGCCCGTCTTTCTCACCGCCTGGCAGGGTCGATTCATCTTCTGGATCGCGGTGGTGGCTGAACCGTCGCTCTTCGCCGTGCTCGGCCTGCTCATCACCTGGCGCCGGCGGCGGCGGGGAAGCGCCTAG
- a CDS encoding ABC transporter permease subunit yields MKFLVVCRRELRSYFSSYIAYVLLAIFLLLSGYFFYSDLIFFILFGGYVLPTGLWQYVFLDMRLCALLVLPLLTMRLFAEEKKLGTIELLWTYPARDGEIVIGKFLACWIFFLITLLATAVGPIIFYCFYHFAVGPLLAAYFGIFLLGTAFIACGLFISSLTENQVVSAMGTYGILVFFWFLTWNEEATSEHLIHVLLRLSLFDHFYNFSRGVIDTRDVAFFALFTGFFLFLTLQSLSARKWRGVR; encoded by the coding sequence ATGAAATTCCTAGTCGTTTGTCGGCGTGAGCTGCGCTCTTATTTCAGTTCGTACATCGCGTACGTCCTGCTCGCCATCTTCCTTCTTCTGAGCGGGTACTTCTTCTACAGCGATCTGATCTTCTTCATCCTCTTCGGCGGCTACGTCCTGCCCACCGGCCTGTGGCAGTACGTGTTCCTCGACATGCGCTTGTGCGCCCTGCTGGTGTTGCCGCTGCTCACCATGCGGCTGTTCGCCGAGGAGAAGAAGCTGGGCACGATCGAGCTGCTGTGGACCTACCCGGCACGTGACGGCGAAATCGTCATCGGCAAATTCCTCGCCTGCTGGATCTTCTTCCTGATCACGCTGCTCGCCACCGCGGTCGGCCCGATCATCTTCTATTGCTTCTACCACTTCGCTGTCGGTCCGCTGTTGGCTGCCTATTTTGGCATCTTCCTGCTGGGGACCGCGTTCATCGCGTGCGGCTTGTTCATCTCCTCGCTGACGGAGAACCAAGTGGTGAGCGCCATGGGCACGTACGGCATCCTGGTGTTTTTTTGGTTCCTGACGTGGAACGAGGAGGCGACGAGTGAACACCTCATCCACGTCCTGCTGCGGCTGTCGCTGTTCGACCACTTCTACAACTTCTCGCGCGGCGTCATCGATACGCGCGACGTGGCGTTCTTTGCGCTCTTCACCGGCTTCTTCCTGTTCCTGACGCTGCAATCGCTGAGCGCGCGCAAGTGGCGGGGAGTGCGGTAA